The following are encoded together in the Planococcus antarcticus DSM 14505 genome:
- a CDS encoding nucleoside hydrolase, translating into MTKLPIIIDTDPGIDDAMMLTLAFANHEVLDVRLVTTCSGNISQDKTNYNARALLSYIGADVEISRGLEQPIFRELEVAEDIHGESGFGNVQFPAPILPVSKRPAITAMLETIMASDEKITIVATGPLTNVAALLLAHPEVKPKIERISWMGGAAVGGNMSPTAEFNAYVDPHAVEIVFRSGVPIVMSGLDVTHKAFVTIDEAKSILNIGTEFAEKAYHLVTYYLDVIKRTAFHEENYDQVLHFHDVCAVMYLLKPEFFKGQDCYVEVALEGITAGATVVDYTKRSGKVPNVHVLHTVNRQEFVAEFVKAVEVISDRLK; encoded by the coding sequence ATGACTAAATTGCCAATTATTATCGATACAGACCCAGGGATCGATGACGCAATGATGCTAACCTTAGCATTTGCTAATCATGAAGTATTGGATGTGCGGTTAGTCACTACTTGTTCGGGTAATATTTCGCAAGATAAAACAAACTATAACGCACGTGCATTGTTAAGTTACATAGGAGCGGATGTCGAGATTTCACGTGGATTAGAACAGCCGATTTTTCGTGAATTAGAAGTGGCGGAAGATATCCACGGGGAAAGTGGGTTTGGAAATGTACAGTTTCCAGCACCAATCTTGCCTGTAAGTAAACGTCCGGCCATTACAGCCATGTTGGAAACGATTATGGCAAGCGATGAAAAAATCACAATTGTCGCGACAGGACCGTTAACCAATGTGGCTGCGCTATTGCTGGCACATCCTGAAGTAAAGCCGAAAATCGAGCGGATCTCATGGATGGGCGGAGCAGCAGTAGGGGGCAATATGTCACCGACGGCAGAATTCAATGCCTACGTGGATCCACACGCAGTAGAGATTGTATTTCGTTCGGGTGTTCCCATTGTGATGAGTGGTTTAGATGTCACACATAAAGCATTTGTAACAATTGATGAAGCGAAAAGCATTTTGAACATTGGTACGGAGTTTGCGGAGAAAGCCTATCATCTCGTGACGTATTATTTGGACGTCATTAAAAGAACAGCTTTCCATGAAGAAAATTATGATCAAGTGCTACACTTCCATGATGTCTGCGCGGTCATGTATTTATTGAAACCAGAGTTTTTCAAAGGTCAAGACTGCTATGTCGAAGTAGCGCTAGAAGGTATAACAGCTGGTGCAACAGTTGTTGACTATACGAAGCGTTCAGGTAAAGTACCGAACGTGCATGTTCTTCACACCGTTAATCGCCAAGAATTCGTTGCAGAATTTGTGAAGGCAGTGGAAGTTATTTCGGACAGGCTTAAGTAA
- a CDS encoding ankyrin repeat domain-containing protein, with protein sequence MNRCIVIVISILLLVTGCSQEGEKHMKQYSGELIQAVENNELEKVQGILQDPSYPINETNTKMETPLLIATHDNNIEVAKLLIRAGADINQQDGIQDSAYLYAGAQGKTEILTYMIEHAEPNQNIVNRYGGNTLIPAAEKGHLNNVKLLLEDGKVNIDHQNNFGYTALIEAVALTDGSDMYQQIVQELVTFNANKELRDNSGKTALDYAKEKGYTAMIKILEE encoded by the coding sequence ATGAACCGTTGTATCGTCATCGTCATAAGCATATTATTACTAGTAACGGGATGTAGTCAGGAAGGGGAAAAGCATATGAAGCAATACTCAGGCGAACTTATTCAAGCAGTCGAAAACAACGAGTTAGAAAAGGTCCAAGGAATTTTACAGGATCCGTCCTATCCAATAAATGAAACGAATACTAAAATGGAGACACCGCTATTAATTGCGACTCATGACAATAATATCGAGGTAGCGAAACTTTTAATTAGAGCGGGAGCAGATATCAATCAACAAGATGGTATTCAGGATAGTGCCTATCTATATGCAGGCGCACAAGGAAAAACAGAGATTTTAACGTATATGATCGAGCATGCGGAACCCAATCAAAATATTGTGAATCGCTATGGGGGCAATACGTTAATACCCGCTGCTGAAAAAGGACATTTAAACAATGTGAAGCTACTTTTAGAAGATGGTAAAGTAAATATTGATCATCAAAATAATTTTGGTTATACGGCATTGATTGAAGCAGTCGCATTAACGGATGGTTCAGATATGTATCAGCAAATTGTACAGGAATTAGTAACATTTAATGCAAATAAAGAACTTCGTGACAATTCAGGTAAGACAGCACTCGATTATGCGAAGGAGAAAGGCTATACGGCAATGATTAAAATATTAGAAGAATAA
- the istA gene encoding IS21 family transposase, with protein sequence MNKKQQVIQLHLQDVSQRQISTEVKVSRNTVSKYIEAFEKSKATDVRNLPVTEDILSAPSYKKRDGVKRKMTEEIIDRLRGFIQDNEWKRKNNMSKQQMKKIDMYEKLQEEGYDIGYTTVRNFVNIEEMRAKEVFIRQRYSAAWEVEFDWGEVKLVIDGKQKSYSLAVFTLAYSNYRFALLYESETMICVQDAHTKLIDHLGFVPSVFTYDNMRTVVKSFVGTDRKITDGMINLSNYYGFRIRLCEPRKGNQKGHVERSVEVVRRKAFSYDIAFASLEDARKRLSQTIQSLNKRIHHEKKIAHVELKEQEKATATQESLPLPFDVSEVLECRVDKYSTVMIKQNRYSVPEGNVGAWIRAKVSADAVRLFIKGELVAEHRRNWGVHQWEMNLYHYIKTFTKKKGALAQSECLSQAPNQIKKLFENHYIGKERDFLELLLYVREKNQLDNVMTAARQIEIKGLGEITTEKLIFLSEQTDLVPTVPLQKDETVEQALQNIQAFSAMFKQVDEGVLEHG encoded by the coding sequence TTGAACAAGAAGCAACAGGTGATTCAGCTGCATCTTCAAGATGTCAGCCAAAGACAAATATCCACTGAAGTGAAGGTCTCCAGAAACACCGTTTCAAAATACATCGAAGCTTTTGAGAAGAGCAAGGCAACCGATGTCCGTAACCTGCCGGTTACAGAGGATATCTTATCGGCTCCCTCCTACAAGAAAAGGGATGGGGTAAAACGCAAAATGACAGAGGAGATTATAGACAGGCTCAGAGGATTCATTCAAGACAATGAATGGAAACGCAAAAACAACATGAGCAAGCAACAAATGAAAAAGATTGATATGTATGAAAAACTGCAAGAAGAAGGATATGACATCGGCTATACGACGGTTCGGAATTTCGTCAATATCGAGGAGATGCGAGCGAAAGAGGTTTTTATTCGGCAACGCTATTCAGCAGCTTGGGAAGTAGAATTTGATTGGGGAGAAGTAAAACTAGTAATTGATGGGAAACAGAAATCCTATTCCTTAGCGGTTTTCACCTTGGCTTACAGCAATTACCGATTTGCGCTGCTTTATGAATCCGAGACGATGATCTGTGTGCAGGATGCCCATACCAAGCTGATTGACCACTTAGGTTTCGTCCCATCTGTTTTCACTTACGACAATATGCGAACCGTGGTGAAATCGTTTGTCGGAACAGACCGGAAGATCACGGATGGAATGATCAACCTCTCCAATTATTACGGATTCCGGATACGGCTCTGCGAGCCAAGAAAAGGAAACCAGAAAGGACACGTAGAACGGAGTGTCGAGGTTGTCCGCAGAAAAGCATTTTCATATGATATTGCGTTCGCTTCCCTGGAAGACGCCCGGAAACGTCTAAGCCAAACGATTCAATCGCTCAATAAACGAATCCACCACGAAAAGAAGATCGCTCATGTGGAATTGAAAGAGCAAGAAAAAGCAACAGCTACTCAAGAGTCGCTCCCTCTGCCATTCGATGTTTCGGAAGTCTTGGAATGTCGGGTAGATAAATACAGCACCGTCATGATTAAACAAAATCGGTACTCCGTACCCGAGGGCAATGTAGGCGCATGGATCCGTGCCAAGGTCAGCGCAGATGCAGTCCGGCTCTTTATTAAAGGCGAACTCGTTGCAGAACATCGGAGAAATTGGGGTGTCCATCAATGGGAAATGAATCTCTATCACTACATAAAAACCTTCACAAAGAAAAAAGGCGCTTTAGCTCAAAGTGAATGTTTGAGCCAAGCACCAAATCAAATTAAAAAACTCTTCGAAAACCATTATATCGGAAAAGAGAGAGATTTTCTAGAGCTACTCCTCTATGTACGAGAGAAAAATCAGTTGGATAACGTGATGACCGCTGCACGACAGATTGAGATAAAAGGTCTCGGTGAAATTACGACCGAAAAGCTAATTTTTCTGAGCGAACAAACAGATTTAGTACCTACGGTACCTCTACAAAAAGATGAGACAGTCGAACAGGCGCTTCAAAACATCCAAGCCTTTTCAGCGATGTTCAAACAAGTCGATGAAGGAGTGCTTGAACATGGATAA